From a region of the Fischerella sp. JS2 genome:
- a CDS encoding DUF2232 domain-containing protein, protein MTEKPLDQQDNLRRPQLKLDAPLRMMETAFLASTASLIWFINFYFPLGPLLRIFFPVPIALVYLRWGKRAAWMAAVTSGLLLSVLMGPIRSLLFVMPFAFMGVLLGAAWYRRVPWIVSISLGAVLGTLGVFFRLWLLSLLSGEDLWVYVINQVTEIVEWIFLRLGILSSPSISLINLGAIALIIFNNFLYLFIVHIAAWLLLDRLGNPIPRPPHWVQVLMDYE, encoded by the coding sequence ATGACAGAAAAACCCCTAGATCAACAAGATAATTTAAGACGACCACAATTAAAGCTAGATGCGCCTTTACGGATGATGGAAACGGCATTTTTAGCAAGTACTGCTAGCTTAATTTGGTTTATTAATTTTTATTTTCCTTTGGGTCCATTACTGCGAATATTTTTTCCAGTGCCGATCGCTCTGGTCTATCTACGTTGGGGCAAAAGAGCTGCGTGGATGGCAGCTGTAACTTCTGGATTGCTGTTGTCGGTATTAATGGGGCCAATCCGCAGCTTGTTGTTTGTTATGCCCTTTGCCTTTATGGGCGTACTTTTAGGGGCTGCTTGGTATCGTCGCGTTCCCTGGATTGTTTCTATCAGCTTGGGCGCTGTACTGGGTACTTTGGGGGTGTTTTTTCGGTTATGGTTGCTGTCTCTGTTATCAGGGGAAGACCTTTGGGTCTATGTTATTAACCAAGTTACAGAAATAGTGGAGTGGATCTTCCTGAGGCTCGGAATTTTGTCATCGCCCAGTATATCCTTAATTAATTTGGGAGCGATCGCGTTAATTATATTCAACAATTTTTTGTACCTATTTATCGTCCATATAGCAGCCTGGCTATTACTTGATCGCCTCGGTAATCCTATTCCTCGTCCTCCCCACTGGGTACAAGTTCTGATGGATTACGAATAA
- a CDS encoding glycosyltransferase family 4 protein produces MATLKSLLYLSYGNLPSKMAHTIQVAKMAQALSQKLEDFELVTGGDIKSALKGMDTEFKNWYGLHCNFKVVRIPTHIKLNYPFPPNYYNPKFFKLAVLYACLKSPSLVYTRTPNIVGLLLKMGIPVIWEKHEPINDDSPSRKFFDDKNFIGFVTISPQLLDQYIKRGLPPEKALFVHSGVDLSNFLPNQAKDFARQKLSFAQDEKIVLYSGHLYEYKGIPTLLETARLMPEYKFVLVGGWINDIDRVKEDCKKLNLNNVNIIGHVVQSELASYLYAADVLILPTSKYWHLSETTSPLKLFEYMATRRPIVASALPTIKTVLRDRENSLLAQPDEPLAFKQAIVQLFENPILASAIAERAFEEVHNFTWDSRVERILQFAALRLQKVNEGLISPRTNLMRYIKCYLKSAL; encoded by the coding sequence ATGGCAACATTAAAATCGCTGCTCTACTTATCTTACGGAAACCTGCCTTCAAAAATGGCTCACACAATACAAGTTGCTAAAATGGCGCAAGCCTTATCTCAAAAGCTGGAAGACTTTGAGTTAGTGACTGGTGGAGATATTAAGTCAGCTTTGAAAGGGATGGATACAGAATTTAAAAATTGGTATGGCTTACATTGCAATTTTAAGGTAGTACGTATCCCAACACATATTAAGCTAAATTACCCTTTCCCCCCAAATTATTACAATCCAAAATTTTTTAAATTAGCTGTTTTGTATGCCTGTCTGAAATCTCCTTCTTTGGTATACACCCGTACACCTAACATTGTTGGGCTTTTGCTGAAGATGGGTATACCAGTTATATGGGAAAAGCATGAACCGATTAACGATGATTCTCCCAGTCGGAAATTTTTTGATGATAAAAACTTTATCGGTTTCGTTACCATATCACCCCAATTATTAGACCAATATATAAAACGTGGTCTCCCTCCTGAAAAAGCTTTATTTGTCCATAGTGGTGTAGATTTAAGCAATTTTTTACCCAACCAGGCAAAAGATTTCGCTCGCCAAAAGCTGTCCTTTGCTCAAGATGAAAAAATCGTCCTATACTCTGGGCATCTATACGAATATAAAGGAATTCCAACACTTTTAGAAACTGCTCGCCTAATGCCAGAATACAAATTTGTTTTAGTAGGAGGATGGATAAATGATATTGATAGAGTAAAAGAAGACTGTAAAAAACTAAACTTAAACAATGTAAATATTATCGGTCATGTAGTGCAATCGGAATTAGCCTCATATTTGTATGCAGCAGATGTCCTAATTCTTCCTACTAGTAAATATTGGCATTTGAGTGAGACAACTAGCCCCCTCAAACTGTTTGAGTATATGGCCACAAGAAGACCAATTGTTGCTTCAGCGTTGCCAACCATTAAGACAGTGTTGCGCGATCGCGAAAATTCTCTTTTGGCACAACCTGATGAACCTCTTGCCTTCAAACAAGCAATAGTCCAATTATTTGAAAATCCCATACTGGCGAGTGCGATTGCTGAACGCGCTTTTGAAGAGGTACATAACTTTACTTGGGATAGCAGAGTAGAGCGGATTTTGCAGTTTGCTGCACTTAGATTACAGAAAGTTAATGAAGGCTTAATTAGTCCTAGAACAAACTTGATGAGATATATCAAATGCTACCTAAAGTCAGCGTTGTGA
- a CDS encoding tetratricopeptide repeat protein, translating to MPNSFKLTLNLEAEFFFQQGLRRNKAQEFEVAITILDTALKCRPDYPEAWFQKGFAFGSLGRHEDAIACFDEMLKLRSNDSWVWHNRAIALGKLERHQEALNSFDRAIEFNPNAATIWHNRGLTLCDLQQYQQAIVSFNQCLKLQPDAYWAWNNKGNAQRELRRYEEALNSYDRAIEFHVDNVMAWFNRGVTLNEWKHYQKAIKSFDRALSIQPNYYKAWLNKGIAWENLENYDDAIASYNQAAQLQPSDPVIWYNTARCYAQKYNIPVAITNLEQAISLCPEYLETIKTHSDFDKIRSDQRFQALFQSH from the coding sequence ATGCCAAACTCGTTTAAGCTGACTCTCAACCTGGAAGCAGAGTTTTTTTTCCAGCAAGGACTTCGACGCAATAAAGCTCAAGAATTTGAAGTAGCGATTACTATTCTGGATACAGCACTTAAATGTAGACCAGATTATCCAGAAGCTTGGTTCCAAAAGGGTTTTGCGTTTGGTTCGTTGGGTCGTCACGAAGACGCGATCGCTTGTTTTGACGAAATGCTGAAATTACGCAGCAATGATAGTTGGGTTTGGCATAACCGAGCTATTGCTTTAGGCAAGCTAGAACGACATCAAGAAGCGCTCAACAGCTTTGATCGTGCCATCGAGTTTAACCCCAATGCTGCCACTATTTGGCACAATCGTGGATTGACTTTGTGCGATTTACAGCAGTACCAACAAGCAATAGTCAGCTTTAACCAATGTTTGAAGTTACAACCTGATGCCTATTGGGCCTGGAACAACAAAGGTAATGCTCAAAGAGAACTCAGGCGGTATGAAGAAGCTCTCAACAGTTACGATCGCGCCATTGAATTCCATGTTGATAACGTCATGGCTTGGTTTAACAGAGGTGTAACTTTGAATGAATGGAAACATTATCAAAAAGCAATCAAGAGCTTTGACCGTGCGTTATCTATTCAACCTAATTACTATAAAGCTTGGTTAAACAAAGGTATAGCGTGGGAAAATCTAGAAAATTATGATGATGCGATCGCTAGCTACAATCAAGCTGCACAATTGCAACCAAGCGACCCCGTAATTTGGTACAACACAGCTCGTTGTTATGCCCAAAAGTATAATATCCCAGTTGCAATTACCAACCTAGAACAAGCAATTAGCCTTTGTCCAGAATATTTAGAAACCATCAAAACTCACTCAGACTTTGACAAAATTCGTTCTGATCAACGCTTTCAAGCTTTGTTTCAAAGTCACTAG
- a CDS encoding ABC transporter ATP-binding protein, which translates to MTINFTDQEILEKPQDDEVVLLVKGVSKKFCRDLKRSLLYGVQDIVTELTRTRSSSQKLRPKEFWALKDVSFELRRGESLGLIGPNGSGKTTLLKIISGLIKPDTGLVEVTGRLAPLIALGAGFNPILTGRENVYTNMSILGLSRQEIDERFQDVVNFAEIGDAIDAPVQSYSSGMAARLGFACAIHTEPEILLIDEVLAVGDIKFKAKCYRKLYELRQKGISFILVNHNTQAILHACESAIYLLKGEFILSGDIEKVVKKYEEDLFLGSPVNQENAVMFLPEKLEAESLGIDIVSLFFRNQQGNIIESIVSGQNLIFCVGIKAYKKADDVNLHLKITELGSEGGSTLFISGGNDETFFAVFPGEHEIQVHMPYLGFRPGTYTMSVKVKTGSFYTFDVVENFKFIVESDGKMSGCKFYQPRSWKLVSKEKSNQFQLVEGKREDEVE; encoded by the coding sequence ATGACGATTAATTTTACCGATCAAGAAATTTTAGAAAAGCCGCAAGATGATGAGGTGGTTCTCTTAGTTAAGGGAGTCTCGAAAAAGTTTTGCCGTGACTTGAAGCGATCGCTACTTTACGGGGTTCAAGATATTGTCACCGAATTAACAAGAACGCGATCATCTAGCCAGAAACTAAGACCAAAAGAATTTTGGGCGTTAAAAGATGTCAGTTTTGAATTGCGACGAGGAGAATCACTAGGTTTAATAGGACCAAATGGTAGTGGAAAAACGACACTACTAAAAATTATTAGTGGGTTAATCAAGCCCGATACTGGTCTTGTAGAAGTTACTGGTCGTTTAGCACCACTAATTGCCTTAGGAGCGGGATTTAATCCAATTTTGACAGGGCGGGAAAATGTCTACACAAATATGTCAATTTTGGGTTTATCTCGACAAGAAATTGATGAACGATTTCAGGATGTTGTAAATTTTGCAGAGATCGGTGATGCGATTGATGCTCCAGTACAATCCTACAGTTCAGGGATGGCAGCCAGATTAGGATTTGCTTGTGCAATTCATACAGAGCCAGAAATTCTTCTTATTGATGAAGTACTGGCTGTAGGAGATATAAAATTTAAAGCTAAGTGTTATCGAAAGTTGTACGAACTGCGTCAAAAAGGTATATCTTTTATCTTGGTCAACCACAATACTCAAGCAATATTACATGCATGTGAATCTGCAATTTATCTATTAAAAGGCGAATTCATTTTATCTGGTGACATAGAAAAAGTTGTCAAAAAATATGAAGAAGATTTATTCCTGGGAAGCCCAGTCAATCAAGAAAATGCAGTGATGTTTCTACCAGAAAAATTAGAAGCTGAAAGTTTAGGGATAGATATAGTTTCGCTTTTCTTTAGAAATCAACAGGGAAATATAATTGAATCAATAGTTAGTGGTCAAAACCTGATTTTCTGTGTTGGTATTAAAGCGTACAAGAAGGCTGATGATGTTAATCTTCATTTAAAAATTACAGAATTAGGTAGTGAAGGAGGTTCAACTTTATTTATAAGTGGAGGGAATGATGAAACATTTTTTGCAGTTTTCCCAGGAGAACATGAAATACAAGTGCATATGCCTTACCTGGGCTTTAGACCTGGTACTTATACTATGAGCGTTAAAGTCAAAACCGGCTCTTTTTACACTTTTGATGTAGTTGAAAATTTTAAATTTATAGTTGAGTCAGATGGCAAAATGAGCGGATGTAAGTTTTATCAACCAAGATCGTGGAAGCTTGTAAGCAAAGAAAAATCTAATCAGTTTCAGCTAGTTGAAGGTAAACGGGAGGATGAAGTTGAATAA
- a CDS encoding ABC transporter permease — MDNTRSKPPQLTSGSDRRAQKVVYTPESQLEHPVQLFKAMGQDLLASRGLARQLMIRDISAQYRQSFLGIFWAFVPPIITALGFTFASNAKIVNVGVTDLPYPAYVMFSMALWQTFTEALNAPIQAVTAAKQMLARINFPREALILAKLGEIFFNFTIKLILIVALFIWFRMPVSWTIILAPVALIHLVILGTFIGLLLAPLGVLYNDITKALTLIIGLWLFFTPVVYPVPRGGGLAAIVQLNPVTPLLVTTRELATTGVVSNSYGFWLASLIAIVGLLLAWLVYRLAMPFVVERISS; from the coding sequence ATGGATAATACAAGAAGTAAACCACCACAGTTAACTTCAGGATCAGATCGGCGAGCGCAAAAGGTGGTTTACACGCCAGAAAGTCAACTGGAGCATCCTGTTCAACTATTTAAAGCAATGGGGCAAGACTTGCTTGCTTCTCGGGGATTAGCTCGGCAGCTAATGATAAGGGATATTAGCGCGCAATATCGGCAGTCTTTTTTAGGGATTTTTTGGGCTTTTGTTCCACCAATTATTACTGCTTTGGGGTTTACTTTTGCTAGTAATGCCAAAATCGTGAATGTGGGAGTGACAGATTTGCCTTACCCAGCTTATGTCATGTTTAGCATGGCTCTATGGCAGACTTTTACAGAAGCACTGAACGCTCCGATTCAAGCTGTGACTGCTGCCAAGCAGATGTTGGCTAGAATTAATTTTCCACGTGAGGCACTCATCCTTGCCAAGCTGGGTGAAATATTCTTCAACTTTACCATCAAGCTAATTCTCATCGTGGCGTTATTTATTTGGTTTCGGATGCCAGTTAGTTGGACTATCATCTTGGCACCAGTAGCCTTAATTCATTTGGTAATTTTAGGAACATTTATTGGCTTATTACTAGCTCCTCTTGGTGTTCTATACAACGACATCACTAAGGCTCTGACCTTAATTATCGGACTCTGGCTATTTTTCACACCAGTAGTTTATCCTGTTCCTCGTGGAGGTGGATTAGCAGCAATTGTGCAATTAAATCCAGTAACTCCTTTACTTGTAACAACAAGAGAGTTGGCGACAACAGGTGTGGTGTCAAATTCTTACGGATTTTGGCTGGCAAGTCTCATTGCCATAGTGGGATTACTGCTGGCATGGCTCGTATATCGTCTAGCGATGCCTTTTGTAGTTGAGCGAATCAGTTCCTAA
- a CDS encoding glycosyltransferase family 2 protein, producing the protein MLPKVSVVMSVYNGEQYLQESIESVLNQTFTDFEFIIIDDGSVDSSWEILTRYAREDQRIKLFKNTENIGLTKSLNKGLKLAQGEYVARQDADDVSSLERFEKQVKLLDQSPEVVLVSCNIEWIDPEGHFIAKQPRECDRDLVAWYLLYYNHLAGHSQVMFRQKPVKNLGGYSEDYRYSQDYELWSRLIKVGDIVILSDALLQQRRHDKSISAAKKLDQDTYSLSNSKRNIIQLLGKELNLEELNALRGFWLGHWCSSFFPSSQKVSSIHSRIKEIYQVFVLQSVQQNRCNSDLSFRLRVRIAQQFAFWFVSLSIRREFKSKFKISLYVLIWYPPALLDCCLQDIKKVILHMFRLLVSTHQIKTE; encoded by the coding sequence ATGCTACCTAAAGTCAGCGTTGTGATGTCAGTTTATAATGGCGAACAGTACTTACAGGAGTCTATAGAAAGTGTTCTCAATCAGACCTTTACTGATTTTGAATTCATCATTATTGATGATGGCTCAGTCGATAGTAGCTGGGAAATACTTACTAGATATGCAAGAGAAGATCAACGTATTAAGTTGTTCAAGAATACAGAAAATATCGGTTTAACTAAATCTCTTAATAAGGGATTGAAACTAGCACAAGGAGAGTACGTTGCTCGACAGGATGCAGATGATGTGTCCTCACTAGAAAGGTTTGAGAAGCAGGTAAAACTTTTGGATCAGTCTCCAGAAGTTGTTCTAGTATCTTGCAATATAGAATGGATAGACCCTGAGGGACATTTTATTGCAAAACAGCCAAGAGAGTGCGATCGTGATTTGGTAGCTTGGTACTTATTATACTACAATCATCTGGCAGGTCACAGCCAAGTGATGTTTAGGCAAAAGCCAGTCAAGAATTTAGGCGGTTATTCCGAGGATTATCGCTACAGTCAAGACTATGAACTTTGGAGCCGTCTCATTAAAGTAGGTGATATTGTTATTTTGTCTGATGCTTTACTACAACAACGTCGTCATGACAAAAGTATTTCTGCTGCCAAGAAATTAGATCAGGATACTTACTCTCTGAGCAACTCAAAGCGTAATATTATACAATTGCTAGGCAAAGAACTTAATCTAGAAGAATTAAATGCTCTTAGGGGTTTTTGGCTAGGTCATTGGTGTTCATCTTTTTTCCCATCAAGTCAAAAAGTCAGTTCTATACACTCCCGAATTAAGGAAATTTACCAAGTGTTTGTGCTGCAATCTGTACAACAGAACCGTTGTAATTCTGATCTGTCCTTCCGATTGCGTGTCCGTATCGCGCAGCAGTTTGCATTCTGGTTTGTAAGTCTTAGTATACGACGAGAGTTCAAATCAAAATTCAAGATTTCCCTTTATGTCTTGATCTGGTATCCACCAGCTTTACTAGATTGCTGTTTACAAGACATCAAGAAAGTAATATTACATATGTTTCGATTGTTGGTGTCGACGCATCAGATAAAAACAGAATAA
- a CDS encoding extracellular solute-binding protein: MYRRSFLQGTTTLALAQMLLGCSGNKQTTLSVQLLKGSIPGQVVDQFRRHLEKEVNLNFAPVEQLQSLFEELQSWYNHSQANHPQGWSFNLPFGSQKPNIADLVTLGDYWLKTSIEKKLIQPLEVEQLKQWIVLPQRWQELVTRNEQGFLDAQGKVWAAPYRWGSTVIVYRRDKFQQLGWTPTDWSDLWRTELRDRISLLDHPREVIGLVLKKLGKSYNTENIDAIPSLETELRALNQQVKFYDSTRYLEPLIIGDTWLAVGWSDDVLPVVSRYPQLAVVTPLSGTALWADVWVKPTSINQANLAYKWIDFCWQPKVAEQILIFTKTNSPILTNIQASNIQEQLRNFLLNNNEILVKSEFLQPLPLAVAVQYRSTFAKIKS, translated from the coding sequence ATGTATAGACGGTCATTTTTACAAGGTACTACGACATTAGCTCTGGCGCAGATGTTGCTTGGGTGTAGTGGTAACAAACAAACTACCTTGAGCGTTCAGTTATTGAAAGGTTCAATTCCTGGGCAGGTGGTTGATCAATTCCGCCGTCATTTGGAAAAGGAAGTAAATTTAAATTTTGCCCCTGTAGAGCAATTACAAAGCTTATTTGAGGAATTACAAAGTTGGTACAATCACTCTCAAGCTAATCATCCGCAGGGATGGAGTTTTAATCTACCTTTTGGCTCACAAAAACCTAATATTGCTGACTTAGTGACATTAGGAGATTACTGGCTCAAAACATCAATAGAAAAGAAACTGATTCAACCACTAGAAGTAGAACAGCTCAAACAGTGGATTGTGTTACCACAACGTTGGCAAGAATTAGTGACACGCAACGAACAAGGTTTTCTGGATGCCCAAGGAAAAGTATGGGCAGCTCCTTATCGCTGGGGTAGTACAGTGATAGTTTATCGTCGTGATAAATTTCAACAATTGGGGTGGACACCAACAGACTGGAGTGATTTATGGAGAACCGAACTACGCGATCGCATTTCTTTACTTGACCACCCTCGAGAAGTTATTGGTTTGGTCTTAAAGAAGCTGGGAAAATCTTATAATACAGAAAATATAGATGCAATTCCCAGCTTAGAAACAGAACTACGTGCTTTAAATCAACAAGTAAAGTTTTACGATTCTACAAGATATTTAGAACCGCTTATTATTGGTGATACTTGGCTAGCGGTTGGTTGGTCAGATGATGTATTACCAGTAGTAAGCCGCTATCCGCAACTTGCTGTAGTTACTCCTCTCTCAGGAACAGCATTGTGGGCAGATGTTTGGGTAAAACCTACGAGTATTAACCAAGCAAACTTAGCTTACAAATGGATTGATTTTTGTTGGCAACCAAAGGTTGCTGAACAAATTCTTATTTTCACTAAAACAAATTCACCTATTCTTACTAACATTCAAGCCTCTAATATTCAAGAACAATTACGCAACTTCTTACTAAATAACAATGAAATTTTAGTGAAAAGCGAATTTTTGCAACCTTTGCCTCTTGCTGTAGCTGTTCAATATAGATCAACATTTGCCAAAATAAAAAGCTAG
- a CDS encoding nicotinate-nucleotide--dimethylbenzimidazole phosphoribosyltransferase has product MIRIYTEIEQGKEWIARYLGCPPLFAYVLGFTATGLIPGISAAGRTSEDRKFTAVADAEFLHYGAGHKPQYPLPPLTAGASPVLISRAVVEALHIPVYFFNAGLPYPANVPVIDLGGTAAKCLSYGNALEPATVEHLLEVGLLWGERLAAKVQAGYVVLGECVVGGTTTALAILLGLGIDAAGKVNSSHPVCNHTQKLAVVQAGLEKMRGEVGGVGRVGGENTSHNPHTPHTPHTSPSLIDPLQLVAAVGDPMQISTAAMAIALSRSCGVLLAGGTQMLAVYALMRAIAMAYALPWRSQQVVVGTTRWVAEDPTGSTVELAQLINCSGSPVPLLATQLSFSDSRYPQLQAYEQGFVKEGMGAGGAVIAAHLYQNWQQNQLLSAVETQIERILQIKSN; this is encoded by the coding sequence ATGATTCGCATTTATACTGAAATAGAACAGGGTAAGGAATGGATTGCCCGATATCTTGGTTGTCCACCTTTGTTTGCCTATGTGTTAGGATTTACCGCAACCGGTTTAATACCAGGAATTTCCGCAGCCGGGCGCACGAGTGAGGATCGCAAATTCACAGCCGTTGCTGATGCTGAATTTCTTCACTACGGTGCAGGACATAAACCTCAGTATCCTTTACCACCTTTAACTGCTGGAGCATCACCAGTGTTGATTTCTCGGGCTGTGGTAGAGGCGTTGCACATTCCAGTTTATTTCTTTAATGCTGGTTTACCCTACCCTGCCAATGTCCCAGTCATTGATTTAGGTGGTACAGCTGCAAAATGTTTAAGTTATGGTAATGCTTTAGAACCAGCAACAGTAGAGCATTTATTAGAAGTGGGACTGCTTTGGGGTGAACGCTTAGCTGCCAAGGTTCAAGCAGGTTACGTAGTTTTAGGTGAATGTGTAGTGGGCGGAACGACAACGGCCTTAGCTATTTTACTTGGTTTGGGAATAGACGCAGCCGGAAAAGTAAACAGTAGCCACCCTGTTTGTAACCACACACAAAAATTAGCAGTGGTACAGGCGGGACTTGAGAAGATGAGAGGAGAAGTAGGGGGAGTAGGGAGAGTGGGGGGAGAAAATACTTCTCACAATCCTCACACTCCTCACACTCCTCACACTTCCCCATCTCTCATCGATCCCCTCCAACTAGTCGCCGCAGTGGGCGATCCGATGCAAATAAGTACGGCGGCAATGGCGATCGCCCTAAGTCGCAGTTGTGGTGTTTTACTGGCCGGGGGAACACAAATGCTGGCAGTATATGCACTTATGAGAGCGATCGCTATGGCTTATGCATTACCTTGGCGATCGCAACAAGTAGTAGTGGGTACAACTCGCTGGGTAGCAGAAGATCCCACAGGTAGTACTGTCGAATTAGCCCAACTGATTAACTGTAGTGGTAGTCCTGTCCCTTTACTCGCTACTCAATTAAGTTTTTCTGACTCTCGTTATCCCCAACTTCAAGCCTATGAACAAGGTTTTGTTAAAGAGGGTATGGGGGCTGGTGGTGCAGTAATTGCCGCTCATTTATACCAAAACTGGCAGCAAAATCAGCTTTTATCAGCAGTTGAAACTCAAATTGAGCGAATACTCCAAATCAAAAGTAATTAG
- a CDS encoding superoxide dismutase — translation MAYSLAPLPYDYAALEPYIDAQTMQLHHDKHHAAYVNNLNAALEKHCDLQSKTVEDLVTNLDAIPQDIRTIVRNNAGGHANHTLFWQLMSPQGGGEPTGKIKDVIAATFGSFDNFKVQFNDAGIKQFGSGWVWLVFNPEHKLQIVMTSNQDSPLITGLYPLLGNDVWEHAYYLKYQNRRADYLNAWWNVVNWDEVNRQFESVS, via the coding sequence ATGGCTTATTCCTTAGCGCCATTGCCCTATGATTATGCTGCACTAGAGCCGTATATTGATGCTCAAACCATGCAGTTGCATCATGATAAGCATCACGCTGCTTATGTCAACAACTTAAATGCTGCCTTAGAGAAGCATTGTGATCTGCAAAGTAAAACTGTCGAAGACTTGGTTACTAATTTGGACGCCATCCCACAAGACATTCGTACCATCGTGCGAAACAATGCAGGGGGACACGCGAACCACACCTTGTTTTGGCAGCTTATGAGTCCTCAGGGTGGAGGAGAACCGACAGGAAAAATCAAAGATGTGATCGCAGCAACTTTCGGTAGCTTTGACAACTTTAAAGTACAATTCAATGATGCTGGCATCAAGCAATTTGGTAGTGGTTGGGTTTGGTTAGTCTTTAACCCCGAACATAAGTTGCAAATTGTCATGACTTCAAATCAAGACAGTCCACTGATAACAGGACTCTACCCCCTGCTAGGTAATGATGTTTGGGAACATGCTTATTATCTTAAGTATCAAAATCGCCGCGCAGATTACCTAAATGCTTGGTGGAATGTAGTGAACTGGGACGAGGTTAACCGTCAGTTTGAATCTGTATCTTAA